A portion of the Archocentrus centrarchus isolate MPI-CPG fArcCen1 chromosome 19, fArcCen1, whole genome shotgun sequence genome contains these proteins:
- the LOC115797788 gene encoding zinc finger protein 32-like isoform X3: MPRIKRPHPDDHAGFRPKLAKARRGLDVQQIEDEVRHIPSLDQQGSDLLHINEEQEELLTSRVGDQLNGIEETEITKVVITAVNSEDGNEKPLFSQLHQSPAEDSREAEPKTSSSAKQIKKEADGGDHQGPESTRNPDLYSHLHPSTDGKPLDPYETEVSIDDDWQEALSDSGLEDSDSADVQMTENTEEKPFSCDFCGQKFKRDSNLKTHIRVHTGEKPFTCDICEQSFTNQYNLNRHMRVHTGEQPFGCEVCNKRFSHPGSLKRHQNVHTGEKPFTCSVCDKKFRQRIHFKRHMRVHTGEKPFLCDICCKRFNCKRNLKTHMRVHTGERPFGCDVCNKSFSQPGILKRHMSIHTGNKNLQADETRDAGLVSAISALPTSQLVQTQVTRGLGK; the protein is encoded by the exons ATGCCTCGAATAAAGAGGCCTCATCCTGATGACCACGCAGGGTTCAGGCCTAAGTTGGCAAAAGCCAGGAGAGGTCTGG ATGTACAGCAGATTGAAGATGAAGTTCGCCACATCCCCAGTCTGGACCAGCAGGGCTCAGACCTCCTCCACATAAATGAGGAACAAGAGGAGCTCTTGACCAGTCGGGTGGGAGACCAGCTTAATGGGATTGAGGAGACTGAAATTACCAAGGTCGTAATCACTGCTGTAAACAGTGAGGATGGTAATGAAAAACCTCTGTTCTCACAGCTTCACCAAAGTCCAGCTGAAGACAGCAGGGAGGCAGAGCCTAAAACTAGCAGCTCAGCCaaacagataaaaaaagaagctgatgGAGGGGACCATCAAGGACCAGAATCAACCAGGAACCCAGATCTTTACAGTCATTTACATCCAAGCACTGATGGAAAGCCTTTAGACCCTTATGAGACTGAAGTCAGTATTGATGATGATTGGCAGGAGGCTTTATCTGATTCTGGACTGGAAGACAGTGACAGTGCAGATGTGCAgatgacagaaaacacagaagagaaaCCATTTAGCTGTGATTTTTGTGGACAAAAATTTAAGAGAGACTCAAATCTCAAGACGCACATTAGagttcacacaggagagaaaccattcaCTTGTGACATTTGTGAACAAAGTTTTACAAATCAGTATAATCTAAACAGACACAtgagagtccacacaggagagcaGCCGTTTGGCTGTGAAGTTTGTAATAAAAGATTTTCACATCCAGGGTCTCTGAAGAGACACCAGAATgtacacacaggagagaaacctttCACCTGTAGTGTTTGTGATAAGAAATTTAGGCAGAGGATTCATTTCAAGAGACACAtgagagtccacacaggagagaagccATTTCTTTGTGATATTTGTTGTAAAAGATTCAACTGTAAGAGAAATCTTAAAACGCACAtgagagtccacacaggagagagaccATTCGGCTGTGATGTTTGCAATAAAAGCTTTTCACAACCAGGAATTTTAAAGAGGCACATGAgcatccacacaggaaataAGAATCTTCAAGCAGATGAAACCAGAGATGCCGGATTGGTTTCTGCCATATCTGCACTGCCCACATCGCAGCTGGTTCAGACACAAGTCACAAGAGGTCTAGGCAAGTGA
- the LOC115797792 gene encoding zinc finger protein OZF-like, translated as MLRSRTVRPDDPGGLSLHPLIPVSATSDLASRQAGFSADVQQMLPVKEEVPWSPSLDQQDTDQVQIKEEQEELWSSQEGEHLNGLGAVPFKSEDEEEKPEFSLLYHRPSENSREAAPPTSCLDKRIKAETEGEDFGGLEPATDSYLNSHLEPNIEEEASDYFENEVSIDDDDNDDDWQEPLSEPLSGPESESSDSDWKESTTHDSGVNSNSVGCKSAKKSFNCSECGKCFQYKRCLQRHATRHSGKRSSSCLVDKVKANLESQTKVHSGEKPFGCNVCGQRFNQKANLKTHMRVHTGEKPFSCNICDTRFRQQYSLDRHMRIHTGEKPFSCGVCNKRFLQLGDLKRHRSVHTGEKPFDCSVCGKRFTQRIHFKTHMSVHTGERPFGCDVCGKKFNREGNLKTHKRIHTGEKPFSCEFCSKKFSQPGVLKRHRSIHTGLSPFVCDLCGKRFNYNKNLSRHMIIHTGDKPFGCDVCNKRFLQLGDLKRHMRVHMGE; from the exons ATGCTTCGATCAAGGACTGTTCGACCGGATGACCCTGGAGGTCTCAGTTTGCATCCTCTCATACCTGTATCAGCTACATCAGATTTGGCATCAAGACAAGCAG GGTTTTCTGCAGATGTCCAGCAGATGTTGCCAGTTAAAGAAGAGGTTCCCTGGAGCCCCAGTCTGGACCAGCAGGACACAGACCAGGTTCAGATAAAAGAAGAACAAGAGGAACTCTGGAgcagtcaggagggagagcaCCTTAATGGACTTGGTGCTGTTCCTTTCAAGagtgaagatgaagaagaaaaacctGAGTTCTCACTGCTTTATCATAGACcaagtgaaaacagcagagaagCAGCACCTCCAACCAGCTGCTTGGATAAACGGATAAAAGCAGAAACTGAAGGAGAGGACTTTGGAGGGCTAGAACCAGCCACTGATTCATATCTGAACAGTCATTTAGAACCAAATATTGAAGAAGAGGCTTCAGACTATTTTGAGAATGAAGTCAgtattgatgatgatgacaatgaTGATGATTGGCAAGAGCCTTTGTCAGAGCCTTTGTCTGGGCCTGAAAGTGAAAGTAGTGACAGTGATTGGAAGGAGAGCACGACACACGACTCTGGTGTAAATAGTAATAGTGTGGGATGCAAGTCTGCTAAAAAATCCTTTAACTGCTCTGAGTGTGGTAAATGCTTTCAGTACAAACGGTGTCTTCAGAGACATGCAACACGTCATTCTGGAAAAAGGTCTTCCAGCTGTTTGGTTGATAAAGTGAAGGCAAATCTAGAGTCACAGACAAAagtccacagtggagagaaaccaTTTGGCTGCAATGTTTGCGGACAAAGATTCAATCAAAAAGCAAATCTTAAGACTCACATGAGagttcacacaggagagaaaccgttTAGTTGTAACATTTGTGATACAAGATTCAGACAGCAGTATAGTCTTGATAGACACATGAGaatccacacaggtgagaaaccgTTTAGTTGTGGCGTTTGTAATAAAAGATTTTTACAACTGGGAGATCTGAAGAGACACCGGagtgtccacacaggagagaaacctttTGATTGTAGTGTTTGTGGTAAAAGATTTACTCAGAGGATACATTTCAAGACACACATGAGTGTCCATACAGGTGAGAGGCCATTTGGTTGTGATGTTTGTGGTAAAAAATTTAACCGAGAGGGAAATCTCAAGACGCACAAACgaatccacacaggagagaaaccatttaGCTGTGAATTTTGTAgtaaaaagttttcacagcCAGGGGTTCTGAAGAGACACAGGAGCATCCACACAGGATTGAGTCCATTTGTTTGTGATCTTTGTGGTAAAAGGTTTAATTATAACAAAAATCTTAGCAGGCATATGATAATTCACACAGGTGACAAACCATTTGGTTGTGATGTTTGTAATAAAAGATTTTTACAATTAGGTGATCTAAAGAGACACATGAGAGTCCACATGGGAGAATAA
- the LOC115797788 gene encoding oocyte zinc finger protein XlCOF7.1-like isoform X1, with protein sequence MPRIKRPHPDDHAGFRPKLAKARRGLDVQQIEDEVRHIPSLDQQGSDLLHINEEQEELLTSRVGDQLNGIEETEITKVVITAVNSEDGNEKPLFSQLHQSPAEDSREAEPKTSSSAKQIKKEADGGDHQGPESTRNPDLYSHLHPSTDGKPLDPYETEVSIDDDWQEALSDSGLEDSDSADVQMTENTEEKPFSCDFCGQKFKRDSNLKTHIRVHTGEKPFTCDICEQSFTNQYNLNRHMRVHTGEQPFGCEVCNKRFSHPGSLKRHQNVHTGEKPFTCSVCDKKFRQRIHFKRHMRVHTGEKPFLCDICCKRFNCKRNLKTHMRVHTGERPFGCDVCNKSFSQPGILKRHMSIHTGNKNLQADETRDAGLVSAISALPTSQLVQTQVTRGLATTATSGHPADIQLLQIEGEVSWSPSQDQQDPDLIHIKVEQEELLTSQEGEQLNGQEETDITSVLFTAVPVKTEDDEEKPKFSQLHQRSSENNRSAKRIKTEADGEDCEGPESSCKPDLYSHLQPSADRKPLDPYETEISIDNNGQESVKSEDDEEKPQSSELHQKLSGNNREEETPISTLAKCIKTETDDCRRPEAARNLDSNINLQPKTDEMVSNSYEIDVSIDGDDVWQEPVPDRGPKTEDNHKHLKKRKPLESGINSNAEHNAARKRFTCTECDKHFVYKQSLQRHVARHLAKKASNGLVKRKCSRKKQNVESQVEEKPVNCDLCSQKFNSKRNLKAHMRIHTGEKPYSCNVCGKNFRHQYTIDRHMRIHTGEKPFGCSDCSKRFAQLGDLKRHKAVHTGLKPFNCNVCGKKFRQRNHFKRHMRVHTGEKPFVCEVCGKSFNCNRNLKTHIRIHTGEKPYSCDVCSKRFSEQAILKRHASIHTGERPFSCNECPKTFKCKRNLTAHMRVHTGEKPFGCNVCSKRFTQSGILKRHMSVHTGEKSVRPVEAGGVGLKSKELAPATSELVQTQVKTGVDVHQTKTEVSCSKDQQDPDPLHVKEEQEELLTGCDDKLVNLQEAKINISSFTAALVKSEDDEEKPKFSQLQQDNMDTKPPPGIPAEEIKTETDGE encoded by the exons ATGCCTCGAATAAAGAGGCCTCATCCTGATGACCACGCAGGGTTCAGGCCTAAGTTGGCAAAAGCCAGGAGAGGTCTGG ATGTACAGCAGATTGAAGATGAAGTTCGCCACATCCCCAGTCTGGACCAGCAGGGCTCAGACCTCCTCCACATAAATGAGGAACAAGAGGAGCTCTTGACCAGTCGGGTGGGAGACCAGCTTAATGGGATTGAGGAGACTGAAATTACCAAGGTCGTAATCACTGCTGTAAACAGTGAGGATGGTAATGAAAAACCTCTGTTCTCACAGCTTCACCAAAGTCCAGCTGAAGACAGCAGGGAGGCAGAGCCTAAAACTAGCAGCTCAGCCaaacagataaaaaaagaagctgatgGAGGGGACCATCAAGGACCAGAATCAACCAGGAACCCAGATCTTTACAGTCATTTACATCCAAGCACTGATGGAAAGCCTTTAGACCCTTATGAGACTGAAGTCAGTATTGATGATGATTGGCAGGAGGCTTTATCTGATTCTGGACTGGAAGACAGTGACAGTGCAGATGTGCAgatgacagaaaacacagaagagaaaCCATTTAGCTGTGATTTTTGTGGACAAAAATTTAAGAGAGACTCAAATCTCAAGACGCACATTAGagttcacacaggagagaaaccattcaCTTGTGACATTTGTGAACAAAGTTTTACAAATCAGTATAATCTAAACAGACACAtgagagtccacacaggagagcaGCCGTTTGGCTGTGAAGTTTGTAATAAAAGATTTTCACATCCAGGGTCTCTGAAGAGACACCAGAATgtacacacaggagagaaacctttCACCTGTAGTGTTTGTGATAAGAAATTTAGGCAGAGGATTCATTTCAAGAGACACAtgagagtccacacaggagagaagccATTTCTTTGTGATATTTGTTGTAAAAGATTCAACTGTAAGAGAAATCTTAAAACGCACAtgagagtccacacaggagagagaccATTCGGCTGTGATGTTTGCAATAAAAGCTTTTCACAACCAGGAATTTTAAAGAGGCACATGAgcatccacacaggaaataAGAATCTTCAAGCAGATGAAACCAGAGATGCCGGATTGGTTTCTGCCATATCTGCACTGCCCACATCGCAGCTGGTTCAGACACAAGTCACAAGAGGTCTAG CTACAACCGCAACATCTGGGCACCCTGCAGATATCCAGTTGTTGCAGATTGAAGGAGAGGTTTCCTGGAGCCCAAGTCAGGACCAGCAGGATCCAGATCTCATCCACATAAAAGTGGAACAGGAGGAACTGTTGACCAGTCAGGAAGGAGAGCAGCTTAATGGGCAGGAAGAAACTGATATAACCAGTGTCCTATTTACTGCTGTTCCTGTGAAaactgaagatgatgaagaaaagCCAAAGTTCTCACAGCTTCATCAGAGGTCATCTGAAAACAACAGGTCAGCTAAGCGGATAAAAACAGAAGCTGATGGAGAGGACTGTGAAGGACCAGAATCATCCTGCAAACCAGATCTATATAGCCACTTACAACCAAGTGCTGATCGAAAGCCTTTAGATCCTTATGAGACTGAAATCAGTATTGATAATAATGGGCAGGAATCTGTTAAaagtgaagatgatgaagagaaACCTCAGTCTTCAGAGCTTCATCAGAAGTTATCTGGAAacaacagagaggaagagactCCAATCAGCACCTTGGCCAAAtgcataaaaacagaaactgatgACTGTAGAAGACCAGAAGCAGCCAGGAACCTGGATTCAAATATTAATTTACAACCCAAAACTGATGAAATGGTTTCAAACTCCTATGAGATTGATGTCAGTATTGATGGTGATGATGTATGGCAGGAGCCTGTGCCAGATCGTGGACCTAAGACTGAAGACAATCACAAGCACTTGAAGAAGAGGAAACCACTCGAGTCAGGCATAAATAGTAATGCGGAGCATAATGCTGCTAGGAAGAGATTTACTTGCACTGAATGTGATAAGCATTTTGTTTACAAGCAATCTCTTCAGAGACATGTGGCACGTCATTTAGCAAAAAAGGCTTCAAATGGTTTGGTTAAAAGGAAATGTTctagaaaaaagcaaaatgtaGAGTCACAAGTAGAAGAGAAACCAGTTAACTGTGACCTCTGTAGTCAAAAATTTAACAGCAAGAGAAATCTTAAGGCACACATGAGAATCCACACCGGAGAGAAACCGTATAGTTGCAatgtttgtggaaaaaattttaGACATCAGTATACCATTGATAGACACATGAGAAttcatacaggagagaaacctttTGGTTGCAGTGATTGTAGTAAAAGATTTGCACAACTAGGTGATTTAAAGAGACACAAAGCAGTCCATACAGGTTTGAAACCATTCAACTGTAATGTTTGTGGTAAAAAATTTAGGCAAAGAAACCATTTTAAGAGACACAtgagagtccacacaggagagaaacccttCGTTTGTGAAGTTTGCGGGAAAAGTTTTAATTGTAATAGAAATCTTAAGACTCACATCAgaatccacacaggagagaaaccatataGTTGTGATGTTTGCAGTAAAAGATTTTCAGAACAAGCTATTTTAAAAAGACATGCGAGCATCCATACAGGAGAGAGACCATTTAGTTGTAATGAGTGTCCTAAAACTTTTAAGTGTAAGAGAAATCTTACAGCACACATGAGAGTTCACACAGGAGAAAAACCATTTGGTTGTAATGTTTGCAGTAAAAGGTTTACACAATCAGGGATTTTGAAGAGGCACATGAGCGTCCACACAGGAGAAAAGAGCGTTCGTCCGGTGGAAGCCGGTGGAGTTGGTCTGAAGTCCAAAGAACTGGCACCAGCCACATCTGAATTGGTGCAGACGCAAGTCAAAACAGGTGTAG ATGTCCATCAGACTAAAACGGAGGTTTCCTGCAGCAAAGACCAGCAGGATCCAGATCCCCTCCACGTAAAGGAGGAACAAGAGGAACTTTTGACTGGATGTGATGACAAGCTGGTGAATTTGCAGGAGGCTAAAATTAATATATCCTCATTCACTGCTGCTCTGGTGAAGAGTGAAGATGATGAGGAGAAACCCAAGTTCTCACAGcttcaacaagacaacatgGACACAAAGCCTCCACCAGGCATCCCAGCTGAggagataaaaacagaaactgatgGGGAGTAA
- the LOC115797788 gene encoding uncharacterized protein LOC115797788 isoform X4, producing MPRIKRPHPDDHAGFRPKLAKARRGLDVQQIEDEVRHIPSLDQQGSDLLHINEEQEELLTSRVGDQLNGIEETEITKLQPQHLGTLQISSCCRLKERFPGAQVRTSRIQISST from the exons ATGCCTCGAATAAAGAGGCCTCATCCTGATGACCACGCAGGGTTCAGGCCTAAGTTGGCAAAAGCCAGGAGAGGTCTGG ATGTACAGCAGATTGAAGATGAAGTTCGCCACATCCCCAGTCTGGACCAGCAGGGCTCAGACCTCCTCCACATAAATGAGGAACAAGAGGAGCTCTTGACCAGTCGGGTGGGAGACCAGCTTAATGGGATTGAGGAGACTGAAATTACCAAG CTACAACCGCAACATCTGGGCACCCTGCAGATATCCAGTTGTTGCAGATTGAAGGAGAGGTTTCCTGGAGCCCAAGTCAGGACCAGCAGGATCCAGATCTCATCCACATAA
- the LOC115797788 gene encoding zinc finger protein 19-like isoform X2: protein MPRIKRPHPDDHAGFRPKLAKARRGLATTATSGHPADIQLLQIEGEVSWSPSQDQQDPDLIHIKVEQEELLTSQEGEQLNGQEETDITSVLFTAVPVKTEDDEEKPKFSQLHQRSSENNRSAKRIKTEADGEDCEGPESSCKPDLYSHLQPSADRKPLDPYETEISIDNNGQESVKSEDDEEKPQSSELHQKLSGNNREEETPISTLAKCIKTETDDCRRPEAARNLDSNINLQPKTDEMVSNSYEIDVSIDGDDVWQEPVPDRGPKTEDNHKHLKKRKPLESGINSNAEHNAARKRFTCTECDKHFVYKQSLQRHVARHLAKKASNGLVKRKCSRKKQNVESQVEEKPVNCDLCSQKFNSKRNLKAHMRIHTGEKPYSCNVCGKNFRHQYTIDRHMRIHTGEKPFGCSDCSKRFAQLGDLKRHKAVHTGLKPFNCNVCGKKFRQRNHFKRHMRVHTGEKPFVCEVCGKSFNCNRNLKTHIRIHTGEKPYSCDVCSKRFSEQAILKRHASIHTGERPFSCNECPKTFKCKRNLTAHMRVHTGEKPFGCNVCSKRFTQSGILKRHMSVHTGEKSVRPVEAGGVGLKSKELAPATSELVQTQVKTGVDVHQTKTEVSCSKDQQDPDPLHVKEEQEELLTGCDDKLVNLQEAKINISSFTAALVKSEDDEEKPKFSQLQQDNMDTKPPPGIPAEEIKTETDGE, encoded by the exons ATGCCTCGAATAAAGAGGCCTCATCCTGATGACCACGCAGGGTTCAGGCCTAAGTTGGCAAAAGCCAGGAGAGGTCTGG CTACAACCGCAACATCTGGGCACCCTGCAGATATCCAGTTGTTGCAGATTGAAGGAGAGGTTTCCTGGAGCCCAAGTCAGGACCAGCAGGATCCAGATCTCATCCACATAAAAGTGGAACAGGAGGAACTGTTGACCAGTCAGGAAGGAGAGCAGCTTAATGGGCAGGAAGAAACTGATATAACCAGTGTCCTATTTACTGCTGTTCCTGTGAAaactgaagatgatgaagaaaagCCAAAGTTCTCACAGCTTCATCAGAGGTCATCTGAAAACAACAGGTCAGCTAAGCGGATAAAAACAGAAGCTGATGGAGAGGACTGTGAAGGACCAGAATCATCCTGCAAACCAGATCTATATAGCCACTTACAACCAAGTGCTGATCGAAAGCCTTTAGATCCTTATGAGACTGAAATCAGTATTGATAATAATGGGCAGGAATCTGTTAAaagtgaagatgatgaagagaaACCTCAGTCTTCAGAGCTTCATCAGAAGTTATCTGGAAacaacagagaggaagagactCCAATCAGCACCTTGGCCAAAtgcataaaaacagaaactgatgACTGTAGAAGACCAGAAGCAGCCAGGAACCTGGATTCAAATATTAATTTACAACCCAAAACTGATGAAATGGTTTCAAACTCCTATGAGATTGATGTCAGTATTGATGGTGATGATGTATGGCAGGAGCCTGTGCCAGATCGTGGACCTAAGACTGAAGACAATCACAAGCACTTGAAGAAGAGGAAACCACTCGAGTCAGGCATAAATAGTAATGCGGAGCATAATGCTGCTAGGAAGAGATTTACTTGCACTGAATGTGATAAGCATTTTGTTTACAAGCAATCTCTTCAGAGACATGTGGCACGTCATTTAGCAAAAAAGGCTTCAAATGGTTTGGTTAAAAGGAAATGTTctagaaaaaagcaaaatgtaGAGTCACAAGTAGAAGAGAAACCAGTTAACTGTGACCTCTGTAGTCAAAAATTTAACAGCAAGAGAAATCTTAAGGCACACATGAGAATCCACACCGGAGAGAAACCGTATAGTTGCAatgtttgtggaaaaaattttaGACATCAGTATACCATTGATAGACACATGAGAAttcatacaggagagaaacctttTGGTTGCAGTGATTGTAGTAAAAGATTTGCACAACTAGGTGATTTAAAGAGACACAAAGCAGTCCATACAGGTTTGAAACCATTCAACTGTAATGTTTGTGGTAAAAAATTTAGGCAAAGAAACCATTTTAAGAGACACAtgagagtccacacaggagagaaacccttCGTTTGTGAAGTTTGCGGGAAAAGTTTTAATTGTAATAGAAATCTTAAGACTCACATCAgaatccacacaggagagaaaccatataGTTGTGATGTTTGCAGTAAAAGATTTTCAGAACAAGCTATTTTAAAAAGACATGCGAGCATCCATACAGGAGAGAGACCATTTAGTTGTAATGAGTGTCCTAAAACTTTTAAGTGTAAGAGAAATCTTACAGCACACATGAGAGTTCACACAGGAGAAAAACCATTTGGTTGTAATGTTTGCAGTAAAAGGTTTACACAATCAGGGATTTTGAAGAGGCACATGAGCGTCCACACAGGAGAAAAGAGCGTTCGTCCGGTGGAAGCCGGTGGAGTTGGTCTGAAGTCCAAAGAACTGGCACCAGCCACATCTGAATTGGTGCAGACGCAAGTCAAAACAGGTGTAG ATGTCCATCAGACTAAAACGGAGGTTTCCTGCAGCAAAGACCAGCAGGATCCAGATCCCCTCCACGTAAAGGAGGAACAAGAGGAACTTTTGACTGGATGTGATGACAAGCTGGTGAATTTGCAGGAGGCTAAAATTAATATATCCTCATTCACTGCTGCTCTGGTGAAGAGTGAAGATGATGAGGAGAAACCCAAGTTCTCACAGcttcaacaagacaacatgGACACAAAGCCTCCACCAGGCATCCCAGCTGAggagataaaaacagaaactgatgGGGAGTAA